A DNA window from Mastomys coucha isolate ucsf_1 unplaced genomic scaffold, UCSF_Mcou_1 pScaffold21, whole genome shotgun sequence contains the following coding sequences:
- the LOC116101894 gene encoding zinc finger protein 60-like, with protein MAVKEETDRLSPDLESDYKAQKISPDNHIYTINLPKQTIKQISETFELKGSSFSNGHNCSTFKGLQGCQEGDADQKITNKEKMPPYTCHTLTHSIENAYECKECGKYFSCGSTLTQHQSIHTGEKPYECQECGKAFRLPQQLTRHHKAHSGERPFECNECGKSFKHDSSLVQHRIIHAGVKPYECNECGKAFNRRSNFMRHQKIHSAKKPLQCKECGNAFTLLAQLITQPQNIHNGKKSFECKQCGNIFSGGSYRMQHQSIHTSEKAFGCHICGKAFRLQVYLSEHQKTHTDEKPFKCKLCGSVFRRKYHLTEHQRIHTDVKLYQCKECGKFFSRRSNFTEHLSIHTNVKPFKCTLCGSAFRLQSLLSQHQRIHTDVKPYQCKECGKFFRRRSNFTEHLSIHTNVKPFKCKLCGSAFRLQSLLSQHQRIHTGEKPYQCKECGKFFRRSSNFTEHRSIHTNLKPFKCKLCGSAFRLQSLLSQHQRIHTDVKPYQCKECGKFFRRRSNFTEHQSIHTNLKPFKCKLCGSAFRLQSLLSQHQRIHTGEKPYQCKDCGKFFRRSSNFTEHQSIHTGKKPFDCKKCGKVFRLNIHLIRHQRFHNGETVKSVERPFILRAIK; from the coding sequence atttggaGTCAGATTATAAAGCTCAAAAAATATCTCCAGACAAccacatatatactataaattTACCCAAACAGACCATAAAGCAAATAAGTGAAACTTTTGAACTCAAGGGGTCCAGTTTTAGTAATGGCCACAACTGTAGTACATTCAAGGGACTACAAGGTTGTCAAGAAGGAGATGCTGATCAGAAGATTACTAACAAGGAAAAAATGCCTCCTTATACTTGCCACACTCTAACTCACAGTATAGAAAATGCGTATGAATGTAAAGAGTGTGGGAAGTACTTTAGTTGTGGGTCAACTCTTACTCAGCATCAGAgtattcatactggagagaagccctatgagtgtcaggagtgtgggaaggccttcagACTCCCCCAACAGCTCACAAGACATCACAAAGCTCACAGTGGCGAGAGACCTTttgaatgtaatgaatgtggtaaaTCTTTCAAGCATGACTCCAGCCTTGTTCAACACAGGATTATTCATGCTGGTGTGAAACCATATGAATGTAATGAGTGTGGAAAAGCCTTTAATCGTCGCTCAAACTTTATGCGACATCAGAAAATTCATTCTGCTAAGAAACCATTGCAGTGTAAGGAATGTGGAAATGCCTTCACTCTTCTAGCACAGCTCATCACTCAGCCCCAGAACATTCATAATGGAAAGAAATCATTTGAATGTAAACAGTGTGGAAACATATTCAGTGGTGGCTCCTACCGTATGCAACACCAGAGTATTCATACCAGTGAGAAAGCCTTTGGGTGTCATATATGTGGGAAGGCTTTTCGGCTTCAGGTATACCTTTCTGAGCATCAGAAAACTCACACTGATGAGAAACCTTTCAAGTGTAAGCTGTGTGGTTCAGTCTTCAGACGTAAGTACCACCTTACTGAACATCAGAGAATCCATACTGATGTGAAACTATATCAATGCAAGGAATGTGGAAAATTCTTTAGTCGACGCTCAAATTTTACTGAGCATCTGAGTATTCACACCAATGTGAAACCTTTCAAGTGTACGCTGTGTGGATCAGCCTTCCGACTTCAGTCCCTACTTAGTcaacatcagagaattcatactgaTGTGAAGCCATACCAGTGCAAGGAATGTGGGAAATTCTTTCGTCGAAGGTCAAATTTTACTGAGCATCTGAGTATTCACACCAATGTGAAACCTTTCAAATGTAAGCTGTGTGGGTCAGCCTTTAGACTTCAGTCCCTACTTAGTcaacatcagagaattcatactggtGAAAAACCCTATCAGTGCAAGGAATGTGGGAAATTCTTTCGTAGAAGTTCAAATTTTACTGAGCATAGGAGTATTCATACTAATTTGAAACCTTTCAAATGTAAGCTGTGTGGATCAGCCTTCAGACTTCAGTCCCTACTTAGTcaacatcagagaattcatactgaTGTGAAGCCATACCAGTGCAAGGAATGTGGGAAATTCTTTCGTCGAAGGTCAAATTTTACTGAGCATCAGAGTATTCACACTAATTTGAAACCTTTCAAATGTAAGCTGTGTGGGTCAGCCTTCAGACTTCAATCCCTACTTAGTcaacatcagagaattcatactggtGAAAAACCCTATCAGTGCAAGGATTGTGGGAAATTCTTTCGTAGAAGTTCAAATTTTACTGAGCATCAGAGTATTCACACTGGAAAGAAACCCTTTGACTGTAAGAAATGTGGAAAAGTCTTTAGACTTAATATACATCTTATTCGCCACCAGAGATTTCATAATGGTGAGACGGTAAAGAGTGTGGAGAGGCCTTTCATCTTAAGagccataaaataa